The Medicago truncatula cultivar Jemalong A17 chromosome 4, MtrunA17r5.0-ANR, whole genome shotgun sequence genome includes a region encoding these proteins:
- the LOC25491404 gene encoding rop guanine nucleotide exchange factor 12 codes for MVRAIEQEQENNKSKLFNSRGMFENSGRHTKSLSIESASTLDPTSEDDPASSRSQGSKPLNDSERVLAEKSRTIKEEILAKEAKEKISQEMEQMKERFAKLLLGEDMSGGGKGVSSALALSNALTNLAAAVFGEQKRLEPMPPERKARWRKEIDWLLSVTDYVVEMVPTQQKSKDGSIMEIMTTRQRTDLHMNIPALRKLDAMLIDCLDNFKDQSEFYYVSKDADDPDRSNGKNDDKWWLPTPKVPAEGLSEAARRFLQYQKDCVNQVLKAAMAINAQTLSEMEIPESYIESLPKNGRASLGDIIYRNITDEFFDPDQFLGTIDMSSEHKILDLKNRIEASIVIWRRKMNQKDSKSAWGSAVSLEKRELFEERAETILLLLKHRFPGLPQSSLDISKIQFNGDVGQAVLESYSRILESLAFTVLSRVEDVLHADNQTQNPTQGRRSSVRNPVPKPDKCPTPRDVDRSDAETPCSMTLSDFMGWSNDQAESFIRRDPFAVSDDLDKDIDTEKLPKLQPIVTDKKASYLENIGGLRSPTSRH; via the exons atggTTAGAGCTATAGAACAAGAACAGGAAAATAACAAATCCAAACTATTCAATTCCAGAGGAATGTTTGAGAATTCAGGAAGACATACAAAAAGTTTAAGCATTGAAAGTGCTAGCACATTAGATCCTACTTCTGAAGATGATCCTGCTTCATCAAGAAGTCAAGGATCAAAACCTTTAAATGATTCTGAAAGGGTTCTTGCTGAGAAATCAAGAACAATCAAAGAGGAAATTTTAGCCAAAGAAGCCAAAGAGAAGATATCTCAAG AAATGGAACAGATGAAGGAGAGATTTGCTAAACTACTATTGGGGGAAGATATGTCTGGTGGAGGAAAAGGTGTTTCTTCAGCTTTGGCATTGTCAAATGCATTAACAAATCTTGCTG CTGCTGTTTTCGGTGAACAAAAGCGCCTAGAGCCAATGCCACCGGAAAGGAAAGCAAGATGGAGAAAAGAAATTGATTGGCTTCTTTCGGTCACCGATTACGTTGTTGAAATGGTTCCAACACAGCAGAAATCCAAGGATGGTTCAATCATGgag ATTATGACAACGCGACAACGGACTGATCTCCACATGAACATCCCTGCCTTGAGAAAGCTTGATGCAATGCTTATT GATTGTCTAGATAACTTCAAAGACCAAAGTGAATTCTACTATGTATCAAAAGATGCTGATGATCCAGATAGGTCAAATGGGAAAAATGATGACAAGTGGTGGTTACCTACACCTAAAGTACCTGCAGAAGGTTTATCTGAAGCAGCAAGAAGATTTTTGCAGTATCAGAAAGATTGTGTGAATCAAGTACTTAAAGCAGCAATGGCTATAAATGCTCAAACTCTATCAGAAATGGAGATTCCTGAAAGCTATATTGAATCCCTACCTAAG AATGGAAGAGCAAGTCTAGGAGACATAATCTACAGGAATATTACCGATGAATTTTTCGATCCCGATCAGTTCCTAGGGACAATAGACATGTCATCAGAACATAAAATTCTTGATCTCAAGAATAGAATTGAGGCATCAATAGTGATTTGGAGGAGGAAGATGAACCAAAAAGATTCCAAATCAGCATGGGGTTCTGCTGTGAGTTTGGAGAAAAGAGAGCTCTTTGAAGAGAGAGCAGAAACCATCTTACTTCTCTTGAAACATCGGTTTCCTGGACTTCCACAATCTTCATTGGATATAAGCAAAATCCAATTCAACGGG GATGTAGGGCAAGCTGTTCTTGAAAGCTATTCAAGAATATTGGAAAGTTTAGCCTTTACAGTTCTATCAAGAGTAGAAGATGTACTCCATGCAGATAACCAAACACAAAATCCAACTCAAGGAAGAAGAAGCAGTGTTAGAAATCCAGTTCCAAAGCCAGACAAGTGTCCAACTCCAAGAGATGTAGACAGAAGTGACGCGGAAACACCTTGTTCGATGACACTATCGGATTTCATGGGTTGGAGCAATGATCAGGCTGAATCGTTCATTAGAAGGGATCCTTTCGCTGTTTCAGATGATTTGGACAAAGATATTGATACTGAAAAGCTTCCAAAACTTCAACCCATAGTGACTGATAAGAAAGCGTCCTACCTTGAAAATATAGGAGGTTTGAGAAGTCCAACATCACGCCATTGA
- the LOC25491405 gene encoding F-box/kelch-repeat protein At3g23880, which yields MSTIPSPVFFSDDLLVEILSLLSVKSLLRFRCVSKSWNALISDPNFVKFHLKRSKSQNQLFTLVTKYIKTIMGESPYGSDYESETDYGIIPYPIPRLLDNPSFTLITDPRSLLNEKDCSGIAGSCNGLICLTGYRSIYWSDDDELYDYWLRLWNPATRKISPKIGCFRDLPGFVFNFGCDDSTDTFKVVASRYIRDRLTSEVRVFSLGDNVWRNIESFPVVHLNLYYEGFEHTDVFLNSTFNWLAIYNDIPITWYWFPDLEDITVEQIVIVSLDLGTESYNQYRLPRGFDEMPTEEPTVGVLRDCLCFSYSYKETDFIIWHMKEFGVEESWTQFLKISYHDLQLNYDFSAVTLKYHLQFLPVFLSKDGDTLVLSSSQEREAILYNWRDHRVERTGVTLHKTSFDDGNRSYLYWDFAKGFVESLIWIF from the coding sequence ATGTCTACGATTCCGTCGCCGGTGTTCTTCTCCGATGATCTCCTCGTCGAGATCCTTTCATTACTTTCTGTGAAATCTCTACTTCGATTTAGATGCGTAAGTAAGTCTTGGAACGCTCTAATTTCTGATCCCAATTTTGTGAAATTCCATCTCAAGagatcaaaatcacaaaatcaactCTTCACACTAGTCACTAAATACATCAAAACTATTATGGGAGAATCCCCTTACGGAAGTGACTATGAATCTGAGACTGATTACGGTATCATTCCATACCCTATACCCCGTTTACTCGATAACCCGTCCTTTACCCTTATCACTGATCCTCGCTCTCTATTGAATGAAAAAGACTGCTCTGGTATAGCAGGTTCCTGCAATGGGTTGATTTGTTTGACTGGTTATCGTTCCATTTATTGGTCCGATGATGATGAATTATATGACTACTGGCTACGTTTATGGAACCCAGCCACTAGGAAAATATCTCCAAAAATTGGTTGTTTTCGTGATCTTCCTGGTTTCGTCTTCAATTTTGGTTGTGATGATTCTACCGACACTTTTAAAGTGGTTGCATCACGTTACATTCGTGATCGTTTGACAAGTGAGGTTAGAGTTTTCAGTTTAGGTGATAATGTTTGGAGAAATATTGAAAGTTTCCCTGTTGTCCATCTTAATTTGTATTATGAAGGATTTGAGCATACTGATGTGTTTCTTAACAGCACTTTTAACTGGTTGGCTATTTACAATGACATCCCGATCACTTGGTATTGGTTTCCTGATCTGGAGGATATTACTGTCGAGCAGATTGTTATTGTTTCACTTGATTTGGGGACTGAGTCATACAACCAATATCGGTTGCCTCGGGGTTTTGATGAGATGCCGACTGAGGAGCCAACCGTTGGTGTGTTGAGGGACtgtctttgtttttcttattcttaCAAGGAAACCGATTTTATTATATGGCATATGAAGGAATTTGGGGTTGAAGAGTCTTGGACTCAATTTCTTAAAATTAGTTATCATGATCTTCAGTTGAACTATGACTTTAGTGCTGTTACGCTGAAGTATCATCTTCAATTCTTGCCAGTGTTTCTTTCTAAGGATGGTGATACACTGGTATTGTCTAGTAGTCAAGAAAGGGAAGCAATTCTCTATAATTGGAGGGATCATAGAGTGGAGCGAACAGGAGTCACTCTGCATAAAACTAGTTTTGATGATGGAAATAGAAGTTATTTATATTGGGACTTTGCCAAGGGTTTTGTTGAAAgcttaatttggattttttga